A genomic window from Tolypothrix sp. PCC 7910 includes:
- a CDS encoding amino acid ABC transporter permease, which translates to MTNPQLLWLRKNLFSTWYNSLLTIVCLIFLFWVAKGILTWVTTQAQWAVVTVNLRLFLLGRFPQSLYWRVWIVLAIASTLGAITWGVFSSKRNLTKSGLAIFSLIIGILLIVFPLDLTSRGYLLLIAVLLLISFLLGKRFTKLIAPWLSFIWILSFPIIFWLIGGGFGLQSVPTNLWNGLLLTLLMAAVSIVLSFPIGVLLALGRTSSLPVVQWFSILYIEIIRGLPLIGILFLAQVMLPLFLPVDLRLDRVVRAITGLVLFSAAYMAENVRGGLQAISRGQIEAAKALGFNSLFVVILIVLPQALRAVIPAIVGQFIGLFKDTSLLSLVGLVELTGIARSILAQPQFIGRYAEVYLFIGLIYWVFCYSMSLASRKLEKQLSS; encoded by the coding sequence ATGACAAACCCTCAACTATTGTGGCTGCGTAAAAATCTATTTAGTACTTGGTACAACAGTTTATTAACTATCGTCTGCTTAATATTTCTATTTTGGGTAGCCAAAGGAATCTTAACTTGGGTAACTACGCAAGCACAATGGGCAGTAGTTACGGTAAATTTACGTTTATTTTTACTGGGAAGATTCCCTCAATCTCTGTACTGGCGAGTTTGGATTGTACTGGCGATCGCTTCTACTTTAGGCGCGATAACTTGGGGAGTATTTTCTAGTAAACGAAATTTAACCAAGTCTGGGCTTGCTATTTTTAGTTTAATTATTGGCATTTTATTAATTGTTTTCCCTTTAGATTTAACATCCCGCGGTTATCTACTATTAATTGCTGTTTTATTATTGATAAGTTTTTTGTTAGGAAAGAGATTTACCAAATTAATAGCACCTTGGCTGTCTTTCATCTGGATTTTATCTTTTCCTATAATTTTTTGGTTAATCGGTGGTGGCTTTGGCTTACAATCTGTACCTACAAATTTATGGAATGGTTTGTTACTAACCCTGTTGATGGCAGCAGTTAGTATTGTACTTTCTTTCCCTATTGGAGTTTTACTAGCTTTAGGACGCACTAGCAGTTTACCTGTAGTCCAGTGGTTTTCTATCCTGTACATTGAAATTATTAGAGGATTACCTCTCATAGGAATTTTGTTTCTTGCACAGGTAATGCTGCCATTATTTCTGCCAGTTGATTTGCGTCTAGATAGGGTAGTTAGAGCAATTACAGGATTAGTATTATTCAGCGCAGCTTACATGGCAGAAAATGTGCGCGGCGGACTTCAGGCTATATCCCGGGGACAAATTGAAGCGGCTAAAGCACTGGGATTTAATTCTCTATTTGTCGTGATATTGATTGTCTTACCACAGGCTTTACGTGCAGTAATCCCGGCAATTGTTGGTCAATTTATTGGTTTATTTAAAGATACTTCACTGTTATCTTTGGTGGGATTAGTGGAACTTACCGGAATTGCCCGTTCAATTTTAGCGCAGCCGCAATTCATTGGACGTTATGCAGAAGTTTATTTGTTTATTGGCTTAATTTACTGGGTATTTTGTTACTCAATGTCTCTGGCTTCTCGGAAATTAGAAAAGCAGTTAAGTAGTTAG